In Natrinema pellirubrum DSM 15624, the following proteins share a genomic window:
- a CDS encoding phage NrS-1 polymerase family protein, with product MESEPPLVVSECPKKLREREQWVCWREEERDDKLTKIPVTPATGGFASSTDPETWGSLEAALEYTETEHADGVGFVFTDNDPIVGVDLDDCRDPETGDVDDDAQDIIARLDSYTEVSPSGTGYHVLIKGDLPDGRNRRGSVELYDTARFFTVTGDHVGRTPTRVARRQDALDAIHREYVQNIERDTTPESRQRGDADGQSATNDADDVDLEDEELLEKARNASNGEKFERLWNGNMGGYDSQSEADMALCCLLAFWTGGDRTQMDQLFRQSGLHREKWDEVHYADGSTYGEKTVERAIANTSEFYDPDTGDDTEDRDTTSAESSVDTRDNSERSRAYLTEKNRLLSERVDELEATLEQKVERIDTLEAEVERLTDELAARDREPKQPQDEQAVTANESEDESATRSVWGRLFGGSSE from the coding sequence ATGGAATCTGAGCCGCCACTTGTAGTCTCGGAGTGTCCCAAGAAGCTACGCGAGCGCGAGCAGTGGGTGTGCTGGCGGGAAGAGGAACGGGACGACAAACTGACGAAGATCCCGGTGACGCCAGCGACAGGCGGATTCGCGTCGTCGACGGACCCTGAGACGTGGGGCAGCCTCGAAGCAGCGCTCGAATACACCGAGACGGAGCACGCAGATGGCGTCGGGTTCGTGTTTACCGACAACGACCCCATCGTCGGCGTCGATCTGGACGACTGCCGCGATCCCGAAACCGGCGACGTCGACGATGACGCACAGGACATCATCGCACGACTCGACTCGTACACGGAGGTGTCGCCCTCTGGAACCGGCTACCACGTCCTCATCAAGGGTGACCTCCCTGACGGCCGGAACCGTCGCGGGAGCGTCGAACTGTACGACACGGCACGCTTTTTCACCGTCACTGGCGACCACGTCGGGCGAACGCCCACACGTGTTGCACGCCGACAGGACGCGCTCGACGCGATTCACCGCGAGTACGTCCAGAACATCGAGCGTGACACGACTCCCGAATCCAGGCAGCGTGGTGACGCTGACGGCCAATCAGCGACGAATGATGCAGACGACGTCGACCTTGAGGACGAGGAACTCCTCGAGAAAGCGCGAAACGCGTCGAACGGTGAGAAGTTCGAGCGGCTCTGGAACGGGAATATGGGTGGCTACGACAGCCAGTCTGAGGCTGATATGGCGCTGTGCTGTCTGCTGGCGTTCTGGACCGGCGGCGACCGGACGCAGATGGACCAGCTGTTCCGTCAGTCAGGGCTTCACCGCGAGAAGTGGGACGAGGTCCACTACGCCGATGGGTCGACGTACGGCGAGAAGACCGTCGAGCGAGCGATTGCGAACACCTCGGAGTTCTACGATCCGGACACCGGCGATGATACCGAAGACCGCGACACCACCTCTGCCGAATCATCTGTCGACACCCGTGACAATTCAGAGCGGAGTCGCGCGTACCTGACCGAAAAGAATCGACTGTTGAGCGAGCGCGTCGACGAACTTGAAGCGACGCTCGAACAGAAAGTCGAGCGGATCGACACCCTCGAAGCAGAGGTTGAACGGCTCACCGACGAACTCGCTGCCCGCGACCGAGAGCCCAAGCAACCCCAAGACGAGCAAGCCGTTACTGCGAACGAGAGTGAGGATGAGTCAGCGACTCGCTCCGTATGGGGGCGATTATTCGGCGGCAGTTCAGAATAA
- a CDS encoding TraM recognition domain-containing protein: MFDRFFGRDDADQDAASDADASASDPSRNEDSPPETKTNGNGATSGDAPFETRSGPQSLLGETYDIAEQDTDYVGSKPVVTETLNEGTVAGSHVREMLESGVDTAPSPLWIGYDEDAQRGFREAPLRFESLFRHIWITGTTGYGKTTELLNMMVQWAYSGYGFVYFDPKGRDSRELLRMLPEDRLDDVVWIEPGSSEHDKTVGLNFLEVPDCETEEERENEIENRIENLKAIFDTDEYWGINMESITESMGRAMMQSDQPFSVIDMYFTLLHAERREEFALDVDDPYVREFCLEIARMDDETVRPLLKRIKSWVENSVIRRIISHRESTIDFRDIIDNDRIVIVRTPVENTDIKKMVTLGVMRNLWSAIQQRSYERDTDPEPYFVLCDEFDDIASDNLDIESMLARARSMRLSVTLSSQYPSQFGEDTRKAMQNNCDNLITFSVNDVDDAQLLMKRFRDYTAEDLISTDQYQAWTKLPLEGGRYSEPVLLRTFPPYPPLRSSDAVDDIIEASLDRYGTDPLTDAEIMQNLIYSDANKAANPTQILGETMAEAVRAVQLREGIRDENGWVDVVDVDKELSIRLENSHPDIEYADDDLPEVRDASPLIDVELQDGDIVARLSEEGEIEVEPETGGVESAGGSDHDAVLVDTEQALTERGFSVDILEQDGSEQPDATATHPDHDVVFNIEAETTTPDRPAKVLQNLKRAQDADRIPLFVVRSGDPETEWATRLENILSVPLQERADGTEQFYNCDEVVTFGGGATAHGGVTAVRPRTSETNRTVWTRDDGERVLSDGEREFTRVPDEGTLSKDGVPAYYSYDHETGQYTVHKPGETQTYGSKDGFDAEWTPIKRPFIPDVELPDPDYSRDSYIVLLLPEDGALKIFQQGELYTLSESPDEEDLWLGVPANEHSQATISMDAGEETPSTESTAPSDESVEIDPSGDGIEAFAAMYIREAEGAQVPKETLFQAYSAWTDQHGIDGTNASWFGRKLANVVEYENDRVRDGDDLVTVYSGVDLTPDGSKFLE; this comes from the coding sequence GTGTTTGATCGCTTCTTCGGTCGCGACGACGCCGACCAGGACGCTGCGTCGGATGCAGACGCGTCCGCATCCGACCCCTCACGCAACGAGGATTCCCCGCCCGAGACGAAGACTAACGGGAACGGTGCGACCAGTGGGGATGCACCGTTCGAGACTCGTTCGGGTCCACAGTCACTGCTTGGCGAAACGTACGATATCGCCGAACAGGACACGGACTACGTCGGGAGCAAGCCCGTCGTCACCGAGACGCTGAACGAGGGCACCGTCGCCGGATCACACGTCCGCGAGATGCTCGAATCAGGCGTCGATACAGCTCCATCGCCGCTGTGGATTGGGTACGACGAGGACGCCCAACGAGGGTTCCGCGAAGCCCCGCTCCGCTTCGAGTCGCTCTTCCGCCACATCTGGATCACCGGCACCACTGGCTACGGGAAGACCACAGAGTTACTGAATATGATGGTCCAGTGGGCGTATTCAGGGTATGGATTCGTATACTTCGATCCGAAGGGCCGCGACTCGCGCGAACTCCTGCGGATGCTTCCCGAGGACCGGCTCGACGACGTCGTCTGGATCGAACCCGGCTCATCCGAGCACGACAAGACGGTCGGGCTGAACTTCCTCGAAGTCCCCGACTGCGAGACTGAAGAAGAGCGTGAGAACGAGATCGAGAACCGCATCGAGAATCTCAAGGCGATCTTCGATACGGACGAGTACTGGGGGATCAACATGGAGTCGATCACCGAGTCGATGGGCCGGGCGATGATGCAGTCCGATCAGCCGTTCTCGGTGATCGATATGTACTTCACGCTGTTGCACGCCGAGCGGCGCGAAGAGTTTGCCCTCGACGTCGACGACCCGTACGTGCGTGAATTCTGTCTCGAAATTGCACGGATGGACGATGAGACAGTCCGGCCGCTGCTCAAGCGGATCAAATCGTGGGTCGAAAACTCGGTCATCCGGCGAATCATCTCCCACCGCGAGAGCACGATCGACTTCCGCGACATCATCGACAACGACCGAATCGTCATCGTCCGGACGCCCGTCGAGAACACGGACATTAAGAAGATGGTCACGCTCGGTGTAATGCGGAACCTCTGGAGTGCGATTCAGCAGCGATCGTACGAACGCGATACTGACCCAGAGCCGTACTTCGTGCTCTGTGACGAGTTCGACGACATCGCGAGCGACAACCTCGATATCGAGTCGATGCTCGCCCGCGCCCGGTCGATGCGCCTCTCCGTAACCCTGTCCTCTCAGTACCCCTCGCAGTTCGGTGAAGACACGCGCAAGGCGATGCAGAACAACTGCGACAACCTCATCACCTTCTCCGTGAACGACGTCGACGACGCCCAGCTCCTGATGAAGCGATTCCGCGACTACACAGCAGAGGACCTCATCTCGACCGACCAGTACCAAGCCTGGACGAAACTCCCACTGGAGGGCGGTCGGTACTCCGAGCCAGTCCTCCTCCGGACGTTCCCGCCGTATCCTCCGCTACGGTCATCGGATGCGGTCGACGACATCATCGAGGCGAGTTTGGATCGCTACGGGACTGACCCGCTGACTGACGCGGAGATAATGCAGAACCTCATCTACAGCGACGCCAATAAAGCAGCGAACCCAACGCAGATACTGGGCGAGACGATGGCCGAGGCGGTTCGAGCAGTGCAGTTGCGGGAGGGCATCCGAGACGAGAACGGCTGGGTAGACGTCGTCGATGTCGACAAGGAACTCTCGATTCGCCTCGAGAACAGCCATCCCGATATTGAGTATGCGGACGACGATCTGCCAGAGGTGCGGGACGCGTCACCGTTGATCGATGTCGAGTTACAGGACGGCGATATCGTGGCTCGACTGTCCGAGGAGGGCGAAATCGAGGTAGAGCCAGAAACGGGCGGAGTGGAGTCGGCAGGCGGATCGGACCACGATGCAGTGCTCGTTGATACCGAGCAGGCGCTCACCGAGCGCGGGTTTAGCGTCGACATCCTCGAACAGGACGGTAGCGAGCAACCCGACGCGACAGCCACGCACCCAGATCACGACGTTGTGTTCAACATCGAGGCCGAGACGACGACACCGGATCGCCCCGCGAAAGTCTTGCAGAACCTCAAACGAGCACAGGACGCAGATCGCATCCCGCTCTTCGTGGTTCGCTCTGGCGACCCCGAGACGGAGTGGGCAACGCGACTCGAGAATATTCTCTCGGTGCCGCTGCAAGAGCGGGCGGACGGTACCGAGCAGTTCTACAACTGTGACGAGGTCGTGACCTTCGGGGGTGGCGCTACGGCCCACGGCGGGGTAACTGCCGTTCGACCCCGCACATCCGAGACGAATCGGACAGTCTGGACGCGTGACGACGGTGAACGTGTGCTGTCAGATGGTGAGAGGGAATTCACTCGCGTTCCAGACGAGGGAACACTCTCGAAAGACGGCGTCCCGGCCTACTACAGCTACGATCACGAAACCGGACAGTACACAGTGCATAAACCCGGCGAGACGCAGACGTATGGCTCGAAAGACGGGTTCGATGCAGAATGGACGCCGATCAAGCGACCATTCATTCCCGATGTCGAACTCCCAGATCCGGACTATTCGCGCGACAGCTACATCGTGTTGCTGCTTCCGGAGGACGGTGCTCTCAAAATATTCCAGCAGGGGGAACTGTATACACTCTCCGAGAGCCCAGACGAGGAGGACTTATGGCTGGGCGTCCCCGCCAATGAGCACTCACAGGCCACGATATCGATGGATGCCGGTGAAGAGACGCCATCGACGGAGTCTACCGCACCGTCAGATGAGTCGGTGGAGATCGACCCGAGTGGTGACGGCATCGAGGCGTTCGCAGCGATGTACATCAGAGAAGCTGAGGGAGCACAAGTGCCAAAGGAAACGCTGTTTCAGGCGTACTCGGCCTGGACTGATCAGCACGGTATTGATGGGACAAACGCGAGTTGGTTCGGTCGAAAGCTCGCAAACGTCGTCGAGTATGAAAATGATCGGGTCAGAGACGGCGACGATCTGGTGACGGTCTACAGCGGTGTCGACCTCACGCCAGACGGCTCGAAGTTCCTTGAATAA
- a CDS encoding phosphoadenosine phosphosulfate reductase family protein encodes MADFPAYLDVDYDAGTGESPEDYPTLQDKIEQAIEITRTGLEEYENPAIMWTGGKDSTLTLYFVKEVAEQFDLDVPPAIFIDHFQHFDELHDFVERWADEWDLEVIYARNTDVGDYVDANGLTPGDDIPIDELSEHNQHHVRDLLEYEEDTFPFLLDTYVGNHLLKTVALNDALETHDVDGILSGIRWDEQDARADETFFSPRHDSEIYPPHDRIQSILQFDEAAVWDAFWYYVVPETVAEFPDDGYVPQSYDDLPGDLTHEDIPVSPKYFKGFRSLGSEVSTDKAAEEPAWLQDLEDTTERAGRAQDKEDLMERLRDLGYM; translated from the coding sequence ATGGCTGACTTCCCAGCATACCTCGATGTGGATTACGACGCAGGCACCGGCGAATCCCCAGAGGATTATCCGACGCTCCAGGACAAGATCGAGCAAGCAATCGAGATCACTCGCACGGGCCTCGAGGAGTACGAGAATCCGGCGATTATGTGGACCGGCGGGAAGGACTCGACGCTCACGCTGTACTTCGTTAAAGAGGTCGCCGAACAGTTCGACCTCGACGTTCCCCCCGCAATTTTCATCGACCACTTCCAGCACTTCGACGAACTCCACGACTTCGTCGAGAGGTGGGCCGACGAGTGGGATCTGGAGGTCATCTATGCCCGGAACACCGACGTCGGCGACTACGTCGATGCCAACGGCCTCACGCCAGGCGACGACATCCCCATCGACGAGCTCTCAGAGCACAACCAGCACCACGTTCGCGACCTGCTGGAGTACGAGGAGGACACGTTCCCGTTCCTGCTGGACACGTACGTCGGCAACCACCTGTTGAAGACGGTGGCGTTGAATGATGCGCTCGAAACTCACGACGTTGACGGCATTCTCTCCGGCATTCGGTGGGACGAACAGGACGCGCGCGCCGACGAGACGTTCTTCAGTCCGCGCCACGACTCCGAAATCTATCCGCCCCACGACCGCATTCAGTCCATCCTGCAGTTCGATGAGGCCGCCGTCTGGGACGCCTTCTGGTACTACGTCGTCCCCGAAACCGTCGCGGAGTTCCCCGACGATGGGTATGTCCCCCAGAGCTACGACGATCTTCCGGGAGACCTCACCCACGAGGACATCCCCGTCTCCCCCAAGTACTTCAAGGGCTTTCGCTCCCTGGGGAGTGAAGTTTCCACGGACAAAGCCGCTGAAGAGCCCGCCTGGCTCCAGGATCTTGAAGACACGACCGAGCGCGCTGGCCGCGCCCAGGACAAAGAAGACCTCATGGAGCGCCTGCGCGACCTCGGGTACATGTAG
- a CDS encoding orc1/cdc6 family replication initiation protein, giving the protein MGPRFQPDDTLYKRRNTLKVEYVPDDIVGRDNEIEEYEAALQPIINGEYPDNIFIYGKTGVGKTAVTNFLLNELRDSAEHFAVDTAFVTVNCDGLSTSYQAAINLVNNLRDPENHIAETGHPQSKVYRLLWDELNKLSGTVIIVLDEIDHISDDTFLYQITRADNNGYIDNIQLGLIGISNDSTFREQLDAKVQSSLCETEISFPPYGTEELQKVLEQRAEIAFHQNALEEDVIPLCAALGRQDGGDARRAITLLRKAGDLARTENASTVTTDLVERAQEKLEAQQSMDIMRDLTEHEQLTLYALTTLAAEDETPARSRIVYQRYKELCEFQARDPRTARRMRSFLSDFEILNLTLSHKEHRGQDGGTYREHEINRDIATVVDALQTTISEFGAHRSIVDYLPDSGEEFATM; this is encoded by the coding sequence ATGGGTCCTCGGTTCCAACCCGACGATACGCTCTATAAACGACGCAACACGCTCAAGGTAGAGTACGTCCCGGATGACATCGTTGGCCGGGATAACGAGATCGAAGAGTACGAAGCCGCCCTTCAGCCAATCATCAATGGGGAGTACCCCGACAATATTTTCATCTACGGGAAGACTGGTGTCGGGAAAACTGCCGTCACGAACTTCCTTCTCAATGAACTTCGGGACTCCGCGGAACACTTCGCTGTCGACACTGCCTTCGTTACCGTCAACTGTGACGGCCTTAGCACGAGTTACCAGGCCGCAATCAATCTCGTCAACAATCTCCGTGACCCCGAAAACCACATCGCCGAGACCGGGCACCCCCAGTCCAAAGTCTATCGTCTTCTCTGGGACGAACTCAACAAACTCTCCGGGACAGTTATCATCGTCCTCGACGAGATCGATCATATCTCTGACGATACGTTCCTCTATCAGATCACGCGTGCCGACAACAACGGATACATCGACAACATCCAGCTCGGTCTCATCGGCATTAGCAACGATTCGACATTTCGAGAACAGCTCGATGCAAAGGTTCAGTCATCGCTCTGTGAAACCGAGATTTCGTTCCCGCCATATGGAACAGAAGAACTCCAGAAGGTGCTTGAACAGCGGGCCGAAATCGCGTTTCACCAAAACGCACTTGAGGAAGATGTAATTCCACTCTGTGCTGCACTCGGCCGACAGGATGGCGGTGATGCTCGACGGGCAATCACGCTTCTCCGGAAAGCCGGCGATCTCGCCCGAACAGAGAACGCATCCACAGTCACGACTGATCTCGTCGAACGCGCCCAAGAGAAACTTGAGGCTCAGCAGAGCATGGATATCATGCGTGATCTCACCGAACACGAACAACTCACACTGTACGCGCTCACAACGCTCGCCGCCGAGGACGAAACCCCGGCGCGGTCACGTATCGTCTACCAGCGATACAAGGAACTCTGCGAGTTCCAGGCTCGGGATCCCCGTACAGCCCGTCGGATGCGGAGCTTCCTTTCTGACTTCGAGATCCTCAATCTCACACTTTCCCACAAGGAACATCGTGGCCAAGACGGCGGTACGTACCGCGAACACGAGATCAACCGCGACATCGCGACCGTTGTCGACGCTCTCCAGACTACAATTAGTGAATTCGGTGCTCACCGGAGTATTGTCGACTATCTTCCCGATTCCGGTGAAGAGTTCGCCACGATGTAG
- a CDS encoding IS630-like element ISNpe3 family transposase (programmed frameshift), whose product MDHLDETSVEELQDALDKVERKKPTQRLLAAIAYKNGVTQTELAEWYDVQRRTIYSWLKRLDTDESLEQAVSDDKRTGRKRKLSETQQEEFEETVHKSPEEVGIDAPAWTPALAQEYLEETYGVEYSIPSCRRLLKEAGLSYQKPRRSAAEADEDEQEEFRNELKKKRREMDATVVCIDQTKKSVQVEPRAAWFPRGTRPSVELSGQRDWTCLLGAITEDGDRFFSRFEEYVTADHAKHFILALCEEFEDDLIVVLDGAPYFQASAVTDLAARDDLAFVTLPSYSPELNPVEECWRQLQKALSNRFFDSLNELTTAIDTALDKLSVPKVSNYF is encoded by the exons GTGGATCACCTTGACGAAACCTCCGTCGAAGAGCTGCAAGATGCTCTCGACAAGGTGGAGAGAAAGAAGCCGACACAGCGGCTACTGGCGGCGATTGCGTACAAAAATGGTGTGACGCAGACCGAATTAGCCGAGTGGTACGACGTTCAGCGGCGGACGATCTATAGTTGGCTCAAGCGACTCGACACCGACGAGTCGCTTGAGCAGGCTGTTTCTGATGATAAGCGAACTGGGAGAAAGCGAAAGCTCTCAGAAACACAGCAAGAGGAATTTGAAGAAACTGTACACAAGTCTCCTGAAGAAGTTGGGATCGACGCGCCTGCGTGGACGCCGGCGCTCGCCCAAGAATATCTCGAAGAAACCTACGGAGTCGAGTACTCAATCCCGAGTTGTCGGCGGTTGCTGAAAGAGGCGGGATTGAGTTACCAGAAACCGCGCCGTTCAGCCGCCGAAGCCGATGAAGACGAGCAAGAAGAGTTCCGCAACGAGCTCA AAAAAAAGCGGCGGGAGATGGACGCCACCGTAGTCTGTATCGATCAAACCAAGAAATCCGTGCAAGTCGAGCCGCGTGCCGCGTGGTTTCCGCGTGGCACGCGGCCCTCTGTCGAACTCTCTGGCCAACGCGACTGGACGTGTCTGTTGGGCGCGATCACCGAGGACGGTGATCGCTTCTTCTCCCGATTTGAGGAGTACGTCACCGCCGACCACGCAAAACATTTCATTTTGGCATTATGCGAAGAGTTCGAAGATGATTTGATCGTGGTGCTTGATGGAGCGCCGTATTTCCAGGCGTCGGCCGTCACGGACCTAGCGGCCCGTGACGACCTCGCCTTCGTGACGTTACCCTCGTATTCACCGGAGTTGAATCCGGTCGAAGAATGCTGGAGACAGCTGCAAAAGGCTCTTAGCAACCGTTTCTTTGACTCGCTCAACGAGCTAACAACAGCGATCGACACCGCTCTCGACAAACTCTCTGTTCCTAAAGTGAGCAATTACTTCTAG
- a CDS encoding transcription initiation factor IIB yields MAIRDIYETAFDENVQTDSSANQCPECGGRVTTNAVETVCEDCGLVVDEQRIDHGPEWRAYDDDERERTGAPLTAARHDRGLSTEIGHGTDANGNTLSERKRRQVARMRREQSRGRFQSKAERNLAHGLGEVRRIVSALELSEAIRDQACQLFRSAQNDNLLPGRSIEAMATASVYGACRCNGLSRTLDDVTDPARVEQSRVTNAYKTLNTELGLPAQPVTPSAFVPRLASELDVSDRIRQRARRLAEGSESTGVTTGVCPSGFAAACLYKAGHEQGQLLTQTDVAEVANVSPVTVRTHREALDELAV; encoded by the coding sequence ATGGCAATCAGAGACATCTACGAGACGGCATTTGACGAGAACGTACAGACTGACTCCAGCGCGAACCAGTGTCCCGAGTGCGGCGGCCGGGTCACCACCAATGCGGTCGAAACCGTCTGCGAGGACTGTGGCCTCGTCGTCGACGAGCAGCGCATCGACCACGGGCCAGAATGGCGAGCGTACGATGACGATGAGCGTGAACGGACGGGTGCGCCGCTGACGGCGGCGCGACACGACCGGGGCCTGTCGACCGAGATCGGACATGGAACGGACGCAAACGGAAATACGCTCTCTGAACGGAAGCGGCGGCAGGTGGCCCGGATGCGGCGTGAACAGTCTCGTGGCAGGTTTCAGTCGAAAGCCGAGCGCAACCTCGCACACGGTCTGGGGGAGGTCCGCCGGATCGTGAGCGCGCTCGAGCTGTCCGAGGCGATTCGTGACCAGGCGTGCCAGCTCTTCCGGAGCGCCCAGAACGACAATCTCCTGCCGGGTCGGTCGATCGAAGCGATGGCCACAGCGAGCGTCTACGGCGCCTGTCGGTGTAATGGCCTCTCGCGAACCCTCGACGACGTCACCGACCCGGCACGCGTTGAGCAGTCGCGCGTGACGAACGCGTACAAGACGCTGAACACGGAACTCGGCCTCCCGGCCCAGCCCGTGACGCCCAGTGCGTTCGTTCCGCGGCTCGCGTCGGAACTCGATGTCTCCGATCGAATTCGGCAACGAGCACGGAGGTTAGCGGAGGGCTCGGAATCAACGGGAGTTACGACGGGCGTCTGCCCGTCAGGGTTCGCCGCAGCTTGCCTGTACAAAGCGGGGCACGAACAGGGCCAGTTGCTTACACAGACGGACGTCGCAGAGGTCGCGAACGTCTCTCCGGTCACCGTCCGAACTCACCGAGAAGCGCTGGACGAACTGGCTGTCTAA
- a CDS encoding DUF7437 domain-containing protein, producing MAPDHEHIRPDGGIDTLDPPPIDILTEDTLEPETLAENAPRLETVVELLNRPALARVYIYICYWGPVTPPEAMEALDLSKSTAYEYVDRLVDLGLVDRDDSTRPQQLTADPIIIVEQYVPIVITPTALHALGLQEVDEDIKYFVDRYGLGKLIAALRGAGLHFAGKTTQRMVASDIDVRETEAMMIIYALKPALAVGREHDPFFEYLFPDVHDEMDLPDLDEIAGAPTDSSDPDR from the coding sequence ATGGCTCCTGATCACGAGCACATTCGCCCAGATGGTGGAATCGACACGCTGGACCCGCCACCGATCGACATCCTCACCGAAGACACGCTCGAGCCGGAGACGCTGGCCGAGAACGCGCCCCGGCTCGAAACAGTCGTGGAACTGCTCAACCGCCCAGCACTCGCCCGCGTCTACATCTACATCTGCTACTGGGGCCCGGTCACCCCACCGGAAGCTATGGAGGCGCTCGATCTCTCGAAATCGACGGCCTACGAGTACGTCGACCGACTGGTCGATCTCGGCCTCGTCGACCGCGACGACTCGACACGCCCCCAGCAGCTGACCGCCGACCCGATCATCATCGTCGAGCAGTACGTCCCGATCGTCATCACGCCGACCGCCCTCCACGCCCTCGGGCTCCAGGAGGTCGATGAGGACATCAAGTACTTCGTGGACCGGTACGGCCTCGGGAAGCTCATCGCTGCATTGCGCGGCGCCGGGCTCCACTTCGCGGGGAAGACGACTCAGCGGATGGTCGCCAGCGACATCGACGTGCGCGAGACGGAAGCGATGATGATCATCTACGCGCTCAAACCCGCGCTTGCCGTCGGCCGGGAGCACGATCCGTTCTTCGAGTACCTCTTCCCGGATGTGCATGACGAGATGGATCTTCCCGATCTTGACGAGATAGCTGGTGCCCCGACGGATTCGTCGGACCCCGATAGGTGA
- a CDS encoding DUF7558 family protein: MQQTLAGCAFCDARPDTEMGEAHTWGKDERMTHPICVDCALQERPDPEERDHHACDGCGLVVDALAALTRFRVELGHLEGPLQLCGRCSPGGPATYWTRDFELHVVE; encoded by the coding sequence ATGCAACAGACGCTTGCTGGGTGTGCCTTCTGCGATGCACGTCCCGATACAGAGATGGGCGAGGCACATACCTGGGGGAAAGACGAACGGATGACGCACCCGATCTGCGTCGACTGTGCGCTCCAAGAGCGGCCTGATCCCGAGGAGCGCGATCATCACGCCTGCGACGGGTGTGGCCTCGTCGTCGACGCCCTCGCGGCGCTCACGCGGTTCCGGGTGGAACTCGGCCATCTCGAGGGGCCGTTGCAGCTGTGTGGGCGATGTAGTCCCGGCGGGCCCGCGACGTACTGGACGCGAGATTTCGAGTTACACGTTGTCGAGTAG
- a CDS encoding biosurfactant protein 1, translating into MTERYSDYEELRPLGEATHIPDETLSSSGDGESRRQRADRVDEGYPDDTMATTTECASCGASIPASQTKCRFCLSNHLDAPTDDQDTPDSECDILHVIHALVESRTFYGAVAKGSAAASLLAKSASDPAVDDCQLIYDLDEEPAAQLADQWPSLPSATRVSSECGEQLLAAARERTTWTDTTQSRHDGERATFLYDETGSGVRDENRLAALLEDADDDVWLVPAIALQRFVTDASTGSMRRESPNREHLECRECNQETEHRFNEYETVPDDEWTGQPMWECQVCGTPRYGPEPEGAR; encoded by the coding sequence ATGACCGAACGTTACTCTGACTACGAAGAGCTCCGGCCGCTTGGCGAAGCGACGCATATCCCCGACGAAACACTCTCCAGCAGTGGCGACGGAGAGTCCCGACGTCAACGAGCGGATAGAGTCGATGAAGGCTATCCAGACGATACGATGGCAACGACGACCGAGTGTGCCTCTTGTGGGGCGTCAATCCCCGCCAGCCAGACGAAGTGCCGGTTCTGTCTATCGAACCATCTCGATGCACCCACCGATGACCAGGACACCCCTGATTCGGAGTGTGATATCCTCCATGTCATCCACGCGCTCGTCGAGTCGCGGACGTTCTACGGCGCCGTGGCAAAGGGATCCGCTGCGGCCTCTCTCCTCGCGAAATCGGCTTCCGACCCTGCGGTCGACGACTGCCAGCTCATCTACGATCTCGACGAGGAACCTGCAGCGCAGCTTGCCGACCAGTGGCCCTCGCTTCCTTCGGCGACACGGGTCTCATCGGAGTGCGGCGAACAGCTGCTCGCGGCCGCTCGTGAGCGGACGACGTGGACAGACACGACGCAATCGCGTCACGACGGCGAGCGCGCAACGTTCCTCTACGACGAAACCGGGAGCGGCGTTCGCGACGAGAATCGTCTTGCGGCCCTCCTAGAGGACGCAGACGATGACGTCTGGCTGGTGCCGGCGATTGCGCTTCAGCGATTCGTCACCGACGCCAGTACCGGGAGCATGCGACGCGAGAGTCCGAACAGGGAGCACCTCGAGTGTCGGGAGTGCAACCAGGAGACTGAGCATCGATTCAACGAATACGAAACCGTCCCTGACGATGAGTGGACTGGGCAGCCGATGTGGGAGTGTCAGGTATGTGGAACTCCTCGATACGGGCCGGAGCCCGAAGGAGCTCGGTAG